The following coding sequences are from one Helicoverpa armigera isolate CAAS_96S chromosome 2, ASM3070526v1, whole genome shotgun sequence window:
- the LOC135117924 gene encoding protein cueball-like: MYKVLSVWALVVLCAGLVHSWDYAMATEKRIDFFKNDTVTHSIASLQFKNLTALAYDALHDTLLIVDQQTDNSSVYRLNFTSNDIALILTRKQIQTIAYDPVKDLLFWVQEINIFSIPLKSGSKCDVSEQNLVIKLPDQIPSSIAVDSCEGFVYWTNKNIAKPTIERVRFDGSAREVVIDKDIHEPNHLVIDPQIKKMFWIDTRRNETHNYKLNHAYLNGTNESDSALGNGRIPTALSISNQFVYWADHGVKLFIYTLPKPYLHGLHESETGGQQSSKIVAKYTLAEQTKGIHECPTLTSLLQENATNNDNICVHGEKANATSCTCAPGYIGERCETSVCQNYCIQGTCSVSDEGEPSCRCESGYSGARCDFNMCSNYCLNNGVCYFTEENEPLCQCSGNYSGSRCEAIKTNTVCSTLSSGYINITNPKPAHNNFTIAEVLLNRRNVTKVTVNVEIESS; the protein is encoded by the exons ATGTACAAAGTGCTGAGTGTGTGGGCGCTAGTGGTGCTGTGTGCGGGGCTGGTCCACTCCTGGG ACTACGCAATGGCTACAGAAAAacgaatagatttttttaaaaacgaTACGGTAACACACAGCATCGCAAGTCTCCAGTTTAAGAACCTCACGGCGTTAGCTTACGACGCACTCCACGACACGCTCCTGATCGTCGACCAACAGACAGACAACTCTTCCGTATACCGATTGAACTTCACATCCAACGACATCGCGCTCATACTTACCAGGAAACAGATCCAGACTATAGCCTACGACCCAGTCAAGGATTTACTTTTCTGGGTtcaggaaataaatattttttcgatacCTTTAAAGTCTGGATCTAAATGCGACGTCAGTGAACAAAATCTTGTAATTAAGTTGCCTGATCAAATCCCAAGTTCTATTGCAGTGGACAGTTGTGAAGG GTTTGTTTACTGGACCAACAAAAACATTGCGAAGCCTACAATAGAGAGAGTTCGATTTGATGGCTCAGCAAGAGAAGTTGTGATAGATAAGGATATCCATGAGCCTAATCATCTTGTCATCGACCCTcagataaagaaaatgttttggaTTGATACGAGACGTAATGAAACCCACAATTACAAATTGAATCATGCGTATTTGAATGGAACGAACGAATCCGACTCAGCACTAGGTAATGGTCGTATTCCAACAGCATTGTCTATCTCAAACCAATTTGTTTACTGGGCCGATCATGgtgtaaaattgtttatttatacactgCCGAAACCCTATCTTCATGGACTTCATGAATCCGAGACTGGAGGCCAGCAATCATCAAAAATCGTGGCCAAATATACACTTGCAGAACAAACTAAAGGAATTCATGAATGTCCTACTCTAACTAGTTTGCTACAAGAGAATGCCACCAACAATGACAACATTTGTGTTCATGGTGAGAAAGCTAATGCCACATCTTGCACATGTGCCcctggctacatcggtgagagatGCGAGACGTCAGTCTGTCAGAACTATTGCATCCAAGGGACCTGCAGTGTCAGTGATGAAGGGGAACCCTCTTGCAG ATGCGAGTCTGGTTATTCTGGAGCGAGGTGCGACTTCAACATGTGCTCCAATTATTGTCTGAACAACGGCGTTTGTTACTTTACTGAAGAGAATGAACCACTCTGCCAATGCAGTGGAAATTACAGTGGTTCCAGGTGTGAAGCTATCAAAACTAACACAGTTTGTTCAACGTTAAGTTCTGGATATATTAACATTACTAATCCGAAACCAGCACATAATAACTTTACTATAGCCGAAGTGTTGTTAAACCGTCGTAATGTAACTAAAGTGACTGTTAACGTGGAAATAGAATCTAGTTAA